From one Desulfobacterales bacterium genomic stretch:
- a CDS encoding four helix bundle protein — MQDHTKLREFELADELAILVYRVTAGFPKEALYGLSSQMRRTAVSTPSVQHREDVKWPDLCLARCSKTFSLNKGALCPNPLLPYGARSRPILR; from the coding sequence ATGCAAGATCACACAAAACTTCGGGAATTTGAGCTGGCAGATGAGTTGGCGATATTGGTTTATCGGGTAACCGCAGGGTTTCCAAAGGAAGCGCTGTATGGTCTGTCTTCTCAAATGCGGCGGACAGCAGTTTCTACTCCTTCCGTCCAACACCGAGAAGATGTTAAATGGCCTGATTTATGCCTTGCAAGGTGTTCTAAAACCTTCAGCCTAAACAAAGGAGCTCTATGCCCCAACCCATTGCTGCCATATGGCGCTCGGTCCCGGCCGATATTGCGCTAA